A window from Argopecten irradians isolate NY chromosome 3, Ai_NY, whole genome shotgun sequence encodes these proteins:
- the LOC138319229 gene encoding ATP-binding cassette sub-family G member 5-like codes for MTVNKFECTTDFVRQTTAYVIQTDRLLHTLTVKETLMYAAHLRLPSITTDKERKAKVDSVIQRMGLNPVKDSKVGGLIERGLSGGEKRRVTIAIQLLRDPGILLLDEPTTGLDSYTARHLVTSLAELAHRGTIVILSIHQPRSDIFGLLDKVALMSTGRMVYFGDSNKLVDHFTLAGYPCPQNANPLDHYVDVGSVDRRTIQREVMTSQKIEKLVQIYRNSLIFDNIRHDVIKIMKQSHKNERLMEVHRPTRPNVFRVMQTLLSRSFRHTGRDRSIYASRMFLLVFCVPFICLFLNQMGTDQRSIQDRIGLVYQGTSIPSYLGVLNGFYLFPPLRDLYYRESMDGLYSSATFVIAYALYAIPFHVFSTFFFGIAVYWITAMYNDWVKYAIFNAVVTLLQFVYEILVIGAMGFFLDPRLAINISTLIMTFGYLVSSGLIRRMDNMLEVLRWLSYAGVHKYASQLVIVNEFENLVFECSNSSTYPCQFRNGSDFLDAYFPGAQNTVTRDGGILAGFFGFFLLLAIVTYVFRGGRNLH; via the exons ATGACGGTAAATAAGTTTGAATGTACGACGGACTTCGTACGTCAGACGACAGCTTACGTCATACAGACGGACCGTCTGTTACACACGCTGACAGTTAAGGAAACCCTCATGTATGCTGCTCACCTACGTCTGCCCAGTATCACTACCGACAAGGAGAGGAAGGccaag GTCGACTCCGTAATACAGCGTATGGGTCTAAATCCAGTGAAGGACTCTAAAGTCGGGGGACTTATAGAAAGAGGACTTTCCGGAGGGGAGAAGAGGCGAGTGACTATTGCAATCCAGCTCCTTCGGGATCCAG GTATCCTGCTGTTGGACGAGCCGACCACTGGTCTGGATAGCTACACCGCCCGCCACCTGGTCACCAGTCTGGCCGAACTGGCACACAGAGGCACCATTGTCATTCTCTCCATCCATCAGCCTCGATCTGATATATTTGGACTGTTGGACAAGGTGGCGCTGATGAGTACCGGAAGAATGGTATATTTCGGCGATAGCAACAAACTGGTGGATCACTTCACACTGGCGGGCTATCCCTGTCCACAAAATGCCAACCCACTGGATCACTATG TTGATGTAGGAAGTGTCGACCGCCGAACTATACAGCGCGAAGTGATGACATCacagaaaattgaaaaacttGTCCAGATCTATCGAAACTCTCTCATCTTTGATAATATTCGGCATGATGTCATAAAAATAATGAAGCAGTCACATAAAAACGAAAGATTAATGGAAGTACATCGACCAACCAGACCTAACGTGTTTCGTGTAATGCAGACTCTCCTGAG TCGTAGTTTTCGCCACACCGGACGGGACCGGAGTATCTATGCCAGTCGGATGTTCCTTCTCGTTTTCTGTGTACCCTTCATTTGCCTCTTCTTAAATCAGATGGGTACTGACCAGCGAAGTATACAGGACCGTATAGGTCTGGTATATCAGGGTACCAGTATCCCGTCATACCTGGGAGTGTTGAACGGCTTCTATCTGT TTCCACCACTAAGAGATCTGTATTACCGGGAGTCCATGGACGGTCTCTACTCCTCAGCCACATTCGTCATTGCCTACGCCCTATATGCTATTCCATTCCACGTCTTCAGCACTTTTTTCTTCGGTATCGCTGTTTATTG GATAACAGCTATGTACAACGACTGGGTGAAGTACGCCATATTTAACGCCGTTGTCACCTTACTACAATTCGTTTATGAGATATTAGTCATTGGTGCTATGGGTTTCTTCCTTGACCCTCGTCTTGCGATCAATATAAGTACTCTCATCATGACATTTGGTTACCTTGTCTCCTCTGGCCTCATAAG GCGAATGGATAACATGTTGGAGGTATTGAGGTGGCTAAGTTATGCTGGGGTACACAAGTACGCCTCACAGTTAGtgatcgtcaacgaattcgagaACCTGGTGTTCGAATGTTCTAATTCAT CTACTTACCCTTGCCAATTCCGGAACGGAAGTGATTTCCTGGACGCTTATTTCCCCGGAGCCCAGAACACAGTGACACGTGACGGTGGGATCTTGGCTGGATTTTTTGGATTCTTCCTCCTCCTGGCGATAGTGACGTACGTATTCCGAGGCGGACGTAACCTCCACTAG